CGCTCGGGTTTTGCTGCGGCGGTTGCCACGACTTTTTCTTCGGTCTGCTTTTTGGATTTGGTTCTGGCCATGCTTTCACTCCTCGTCAGAATGGCGTTATACATAAGATTGCAGTAACTGGTTTACATAAGACGGAACTATTTCTCGCGCTTTTCCGTAAATTTTCTGTTGAAATTTTGTCTCACCGGCTGATGGTTCCAGATTTAATTCTACCGTGAGTGCGTCGGGATTCTGGCGGACGATGTCGACAAAGCCCGCAGCGGGATACACCGTGCCGGATGTGCCGATCGATAAAAACAGATCACAGGCATCGAGATGCCGGGTGATGTCTGCAAGGTCGAGGGGAATTTCACCGAACCAGACGATATGGGGTCTGAGGCTGCCTTGCGTCAGACAAGCGGCGCAGCTTGTGTGCACCGAAAGATCGCTGTCGGAGATCTCGATAGATCCGCAGGCAGTGCACCGTCGTTTCCTCAGCTCGCCATGCATATGGATCAGATTTCGACTGCCGGCACGTTCGTGCAGATCATCCACATTCTGGGTGATGATCTGAACATCGCCCGGATAACAGGCTTCGAGACGGGCGAGAGCGTGGTGAGCATCGTTGGGTTCCGCTGCGCGCGCCGCACGGCGACGCATGTTGTAGAAATTGTGAACTAGAGTAGGATTGCGTCGAAAGGCGTCGGGCGTTGCTACATCCTCAACAGCATGTCCCGACCAGATGCCACCTCCGTCGCGGCCTTTGTCGCGGAATGTATCGAGGCCTGACTCCGCCGAGATGCCGGCTCCGGTCAAGATGACGATATGATCGAAGCGCTCTCCCATTCGGATCCTGCGCTCTCTTCCCTTAATATGCGGACACCCTTGCCCGTGCCGCAACTATTGCTCATATTGTCGGCTGAAACTAGCGAAATGCAAGGGATTCCTGTGTGATACGCCTGATTTTTGTTTGTCTTGGCAATATCTGCCGCTCGCCAATTGCCGAAGGAATCTGTCGTGCAGCACTTGCTGACGACAATTTTCGGACGCGCATGAATGGCGAAATCTCTTGGGATTCTGCGGGTCTTGGCGATTGGCACCAAGGTGCTGCACCGGATCCACGTGCGATTGCGGTGGCGAAAAAACATGGCATCGATATCGCTGATTTGCGCGCGCGAAAAATTGCCGATGACGACTTCGAAAGTTTCGATTTGATCCTTGCAATGGATCGCGACAACGTCGAAGGCTTGCGCAAACGCTGTCCCGAACAGTTCGCGGATCGCATTCACCTGCTGATGGACTTCGCGCATGACAGTAAAATTCGCGAGGTGCCGGACCCGTATTTCTTCCGTGACGAGGCCGGCTTCGAACGTGTCTTCACGACCATCGAGGAGGGCGTGTTGGGTCTTCTCACGCATCTGCGCGAGCGTCGGTTCTGATCAGAGGTCGGCAAAACCGGCGAGCGGATAACGCGCCTCCACATGATACTGCGGTCCCTGGTCGGTGAGCTTGCTTGAGTAGAGCGCGAAGCTGTTGACTTCGAAACTTGCCGATATGAGTCCGCCATGGGCTTCGAGAAACTGCAGGACGCCGGGAGCCGCGGCGCGGCCGTCGCGGATGCGTGCGAGCGTCGCATGCGGGGCGAATTTGCGATCGTCCAATTGAAGGCCCAGGCGACGAATGGCGGTCTCGATCTTGTCATGGAGACGGATCACGGGATCGCGCGGGGCAATCCCGGCCCAGAGAATGCGGGGTTTGAACATGGTGCCAAAAAGTCCGGCACCGTCGAGTGCGATGGTAAAGGCAGGCATGGTGATGGTGGCGAGTGCTGTGTCGATGTCGCGGGCGGTGCCCTCGTCCACATCGCCGATGAAGCTGAGCGTGAGATGCAGCTGATCATCGCGTTGCCAGTATGCGGCGCGAATGCCGGTTTGCAATCGCAAGAGATAATTCCGGATGGGCTCGGGCAATTCGATGGCGACGAACAGGCGGATCATGTTTGGAGTCCTCGACAAAAATCAGGGCTGTTTTTTGTCCTTTGATGGGCGCGTGATGTGATCAAGGAGGGGGGCGACAATGGGGGCAAGACGGCTGGCGATCAGCTCCGCTCCCTTGGCATTCGGATGCATGCCATCAGCTTGATTGAGCCTCGGTTGAGCGGCCACGCCGTCGAGAAAAAAGGGATAGAGCGGCAGGTCATATTTTTTGGCCAGTGCCGGATAGATCGCATTGAACGCCACGCCATAATCGCGGCCGAGATTGGGTGGCGCCTTCATGCCACAGAGCAGAACCGGAATGCCGCGCGCCTTGAGCGTTTTCAGGATATGATCGAGATTGTCGGCGGTGAGCCGCGGGTCGATGCCGCGGAGCGCGTCATTGGCCCCAAGTTCGAGGATGACAAGTGTTGGTTTTGTCTTGTCGAGACTGGCCAGTGCCCAATCGAGCCGGGCGCGCCCGCCGCTTGAGGTGTCACCTGAAACGCCGGCATTGACGACCGTGACCCTGTGCCCTGTTTTTCGCAACAAAGTCTCAAGGCGGACCGGGATCGAGTCGGTGGACGGCAGGCCATAGCCAGCTGTCAAACTGTCTCCGAAAGCGACGACGATGGTTTCGGCTGTCGTCGGGGTGGCTCTTGCAGCGCCCGGAAAGGACAGGAGAAACACGAGCGGGCAGAGGACAATGAAGAAACTTCGGCGCAAATGTCTTGTCATGTTCGTTCCTCCTGCCATGCTTGGGTATCGCATGGCTCAGCCAGCATTCGTCTGTGTCAGAGTTGAAGGTCGTGCGCCGGGACACCATATGGTCATGCAGGGCTGCCTTATGCTCACCCGGGGGTGAGAGGTCGTCGTTTACTGCGCCCAGAATAGCCGAGACCCGGTCATAGCGTCAGCCCAAGTTTTTTTGTCAGATTTAAGCCGGAATTGTCATGCAGGATTTCTTCACTCCGACCCTCGGCTCACCCAGTATCAAGACTTCGGACTTGACCCTGACATTGTCCAGTGCGGCGGGGCCGGTCGATATTCTGCGCGGCATCACGCTGACGGTCCCCGAGGCGGCGGCGGTCGGAATTGTCGGTCCGTCGGGGTCGGGGAAATCCAGTCTGATGGCGGTGCTGTCCGGGCTTGAACAGGCGACCACGGGCAGTGTCATGGTTGATGGCACCGATCTTGTGGCGCTGGGTGAGGATGCGCTTGCGCGGTTTCGGCGTGGCCGGATCGGCATTGTCCTCCAATCTTTTCATCTTATTCCGACCATGACGGCCCATGAAAATGTCGCCGTGCCGCTGGAGCTTGCCGGGGTCGAGGATGCCTTTGACCGCGCCGCTGCCGAGCTTGAGGCGGTCGGGCTCAGTCACCGGCTGCATCATTATCCGGCGCAGCTTTCGGGTGGCGAGCAACAACGTGTGGCCATCGCCCGCGCCCTTGCGCCCAAACCGCAGATCCTGTTTGCCGATGAGCCGACCGGTAATCTCGATAGTGCGACCGGCAGCGCCATCATCGACCTCATGTTCAGTTTCCATCAGGCGCGGCACACCACCATGGTGCTT
The sequence above is drawn from the Govania unica genome and encodes:
- a CDS encoding arylesterase, yielding MTRHLRRSFFIVLCPLVFLLSFPGAARATPTTAETIVVAFGDSLTAGYGLPSTDSIPVRLETLLRKTGHRVTVVNAGVSGDTSSGGRARLDWALASLDKTKPTLVILELGANDALRGIDPRLTADNLDHILKTLKARGIPVLLCGMKAPPNLGRDYGVAFNAIYPALAKKYDLPLYPFFLDGVAAQPRLNQADGMHPNAKGAELIASRLAPIVAPLLDHITRPSKDKKQP
- a CDS encoding ABC transporter ATP-binding protein; the protein is MQDFFTPTLGSPSIKTSDLTLTLSSAAGPVDILRGITLTVPEAAAVGIVGPSGSGKSSLMAVLSGLEQATTGSVMVDGTDLVALGEDALARFRRGRIGIVLQSFHLIPTMTAHENVAVPLELAGVEDAFDRAAAELEAVGLSHRLHHYPAQLSGGEQQRVAIARALAPKPQILFADEPTGNLDSATGSAIIDLMFSFHQARHTTMVLVTHDAGLAARCDLILEMADGRIVRESRGRRQRLHEVGGERGLGR
- a CDS encoding NAD-dependent deacylase; the protein is MGERFDHIVILTGAGISAESGLDTFRDKGRDGGGIWSGHAVEDVATPDAFRRNPTLVHNFYNMRRRAARAAEPNDAHHALARLEACYPGDVQIITQNVDDLHERAGSRNLIHMHGELRKRRCTACGSIEISDSDLSVHTSCAACLTQGSLRPHIVWFGEIPLDLADITRHLDACDLFLSIGTSGTVYPAAGFVDIVRQNPDALTVELNLEPSAGETKFQQKIYGKAREIVPSYVNQLLQSYV
- the thpR gene encoding RNA 2',3'-cyclic phosphodiesterase; this translates as MIRLFVAIELPEPIRNYLLRLQTGIRAAYWQRDDQLHLTLSFIGDVDEGTARDIDTALATITMPAFTIALDGAGLFGTMFKPRILWAGIAPRDPVIRLHDKIETAIRRLGLQLDDRKFAPHATLARIRDGRAAAPGVLQFLEAHGGLISASFEVNSFALYSSKLTDQGPQYHVEARYPLAGFADL
- a CDS encoding low molecular weight protein-tyrosine-phosphatase, which codes for MIRLIFVCLGNICRSPIAEGICRAALADDNFRTRMNGEISWDSAGLGDWHQGAAPDPRAIAVAKKHGIDIADLRARKIADDDFESFDLILAMDRDNVEGLRKRCPEQFADRIHLLMDFAHDSKIREVPDPYFFRDEAGFERVFTTIEEGVLGLLTHLRERRF